One window of Penaeus chinensis breed Huanghai No. 1 chromosome 1, ASM1920278v2, whole genome shotgun sequence genomic DNA carries:
- the LOC125025010 gene encoding 5-aminolevulinate synthase, erythroid-specific, mitochondrial-like, whose amino-acid sequence MRSSRFTLRDFIISCVSRSTNTVNPPESGLGFYRTTGELRIASSSINEHLSEGEKKCPFLNNKNLVKQASREVQEDIIDLAAREQGPSGHEAKPKDQVKCPFLASQGKPVANVTVIEAPSGHEAKPKDQVKCPFLASQGTSVVEEQELFPYNDFFQEQIARKKADHSYRVFKKVSRMASQFPKAKEYSWGEKEITVWCSNDYLGMSRHEKVREAVKKSLEEHGAGAGGTRNISGNTVLHETMEAKLASIHRKDAALLFTSCYVANDSTLYTLAKSLPGCHIFSDEGNHASMIQGIRNSGAPKHIFRHNDPKHLEELLKSVDVSTPKIVAFETVHSMTGAVCPLKDLCDVAHKYGAITFVDEVHAVGLYGENGAGIADRDGLQDQIDIVSGTLGKAFGNIGGYIAGNATLVDMIRSYAAGFIFTTSLPPTVVSGALAAVTILSSEEGRNLRGVHQKAVQYLRKLLMDNGLPVEHCPSHILPVHVGDPMLCTKVSDELIRKYGHYVQAINYPTVPRGQEKLRIAPTPQHTPEMMDQFVKDLVSIWKELDLPLNDKRCDDECTFCKKPFLFKQLEARQKCSSECDKPYCPQLAECF is encoded by the exons cagagggggagaagaagtgcCCTTTCCTAAACAACAAGAACTTGGTGAAGCAAGCAAGCCGTGAAGTCCAGGAAGACATCATTGACTTGGCTGCCAGGGAGCAAG GTCCATCTGGACATGAAGCTAAACCCAAAGACCAAGTCAAATGCCCGTTTCTGGCATCCCAGGGAAAACCTGTGGCAAATGTAACTGTGATTGAAG CTCCATCTGGACATGAAGCTAAACCCAAAGACCAGGTCAAATGCCCCTTTCTCGCTTCACAGGGGACATCTGTGGTGGAAG AGCAAGAACTCTTCCCCTACAATGACTTCTTCCAAGAACAAATTGCGCGCAAGAAGGCAGACCACTCATACCGTGTGTTCAAAAAGGTGTCACGAATGGCCAGCCAGTTCCCCAAGGCCAAGGAATATTCTTGGGGTGAGAAGGAGATTACGGTTTGGTGCTCCAATGATTACTTAG GAATGTCTCGTCATGAAAAAGTCCGAGAAGCAGTAAAGAAGTCCTTAGAAGAGCATGGTGCTGGTGCTGGAGGAACAAGGAACATCTCAGGCAACACTGTACTTCATGAAACCATGGAAGCAAAATTGGCTTCCATCCACAGGAAGGATGCAGCACTGCTCTTCACTTCATGCTATGTGGCTAATGATTCAACCCTGTACACACTTGCTAAGTCACTGCCAG gATGCCACATCTTCTCAGACGAAGGAAACCATGCTTCTATGATCCAAGGGATACGCAACTCAGGGGCTCCCAAACACATATTCCGACACAATGATCCAAAACACCTTGAAGAATTACTGAAATCTGTGGATGTATCTACCCCAAAGATTGTAGCCTTTGAAACTGTTCACTCCATGACTGGTGCTGTTTGTCCACTAAAGGATCTGTGTGAT GTAGCACACAAGTATGGAGCTATAACCTTTGTGGATGAGGTACATGCTGTGGGTCTTTATGGTGAAAATGGAGCTGGTATTGCTGACAGGGATGGACTGCAAGATCAAATTGACATTGTCTCTGGCACCCTGG GCAAAGCTTTTGGCAACATTGGAGGATACATTGCAGGAAATGCAACTCTTGTTGATATGATTCGTAGCTATGCAGCTGGCTTTATCTTCACCACCTCCTTACCACCAACTGTTGTTTCTGGAGCTCTGGCTGCTGTTACCATCTTGAGCAGTGAGGAAGGCCGAAATCTGCGAGGAGTCCATCAGAAGGCAGTTCAATACCTCCGCAAATTGCTCATGGATAATGGCTTGCCTGTGGAACATTGCCCTTCACACATTTTACCTGTTCAT GTTGGTGACCCTATGCTTTGTACAAAAGTGTCTGATGAGCTGATACGAAAGTATGGCCACTATGTACAAGCTATCAACTACCCGACTGTACCTAGAGGACAGGAGAAGCTTCGAATTGCCCCAACACCTCAGCACACCCCAGAAATGATGGATCAGTTTGTGAAGGACCTTGTTAGTATATGGAAGGAGTTGGATCTGCCTTTAAATGATAAGAGATGTGATGAT GAATGTACTTTCTGCAAGAAACCATTTCTTTTCAAGCAACTGGAGGCTCGGCAGAAATGCAGCAGTGAATGTGACAAACCCTACTGCCCACAACTAGCTGAATGTTTTTAG